A genomic segment from Sander vitreus isolate 19-12246 chromosome 3, sanVit1, whole genome shotgun sequence encodes:
- the mmp13b gene encoding collagenase 3: MIALLLLALVAHSFALPLPSGDKDNQLLAEKYLRRFYGLPTGLQGRQRSSGAFQTKIKEMQRFFKLKVTGNLDDNTLELMKQARCGVPDVGEYNHFPRHLKWQNNNVTFRIVNYTPDLMKADVDRAIRNALNVWSNVTPLIFKKLHKGIADIMISFGKKEHGDYNPFDGPNGLLAHAYPPGQGIGGDTHFDDDENWTKDSSAYNLFVVAAHELGHALGMSHSADAGALMYPIYSYTTGYPLAEDDIEGIQALYGPNPNPRKVKPKPDAPNKCDPMLSFDAVTELRGETIIFKDRFYWRLHPQMPEPEQTLIKSTWPTIPNKVDAAYENPEKDLVIIFSGIQMWALNGYNLVNGYPKYIHKLGLPKKIRKIDAAVHIGDTGKTLLFTDEDYWSYDEAAGTMDSGYPRSIEEDFPGMDDEVDAAAYHYGFLYFFHEHMQYEYSYTSRKVIRIMRTNSILNC, translated from the exons ATGATAGCTTTGCTGCTGCTGGCGCTGGTCGCTCACTCCTTTGCTCTGCCTCTGCCGTCTGGGGACAAAGACAACCAGCTTTTAGCAGAG AAGTACCTCCGTCGGTTCTATGGGCTTCCAACTGGTCTCCAAGGGAGACAGAGATCATCGGGTGCCTTTCAGACCAAGATCAAGGAGATGCAGAGATTCTTCAAACTCAAG GTGACTGGGAATCTGGACGACAACACTTTGGAGCTGATGAAGCAGGCCAGATGTGGAGTCCCTGACGTTGGAGAGTACAATCACTTCCCTCGTCACCTCAAATGGCAAAACAACAATGTCACATTCAG GATAGTGAATTATACACCAGATCTGATGAAGGCTGATGTAGATAGAGCCATCCGCAATGCGCTGAACGTTTGGTCTAATGTCACCCCTCTGATCTTTAAGAAGCTGCACAAAGGCATTGCTGACATTATGATCAgttttggaaaaaaag AACATGGAGATTACAACCCTTTTGACGGGCCTAATGGATTGCTCGCTCATGCCTACCCACCCGGCCAAGGTATCGGAGGAGACACTCACTTTGATGACGATGAAAATTGGACAAAAGATTCATCAG CTTACAACCTATTTGTAGTGGCAGCCCATGAGTTGGGCCACGCCCTCGGTATGTCCCACTCGGCAGACGCCGGCGCCCTGATGTACCCCATCTACTCCTACACTACAGGCTACCCTCTGGCTGAGGATGACATTGAAGGCATTCAAGCTCTCTACG GCCCAAACCCAAACCCaagaaaagtgaagccaaagccTGATGCACCAAACAAATGTGACCCCATGTTAAGTTTTGATGCTGTTACCGAGCTCAGAGGGGAAACCATCATCTTCAAAGACAG ATTCTACTGGCGTCTTCATCCTCAGATGCCGGAGCCTGAGCAAACACTAATCAAGTCCACGTGGCCCACCATCCCCAACAAGGTGGACGCAGCATACGAGAATCCAGAGAAGGATCTTGTCATCATATTTAGTG GGATCCAGATGTGGGCTTTGAATGGATATAACCTTGTGAATGGTTACCCAAAGTACATACACAAACTTGGTCTTCccaagaaaataagaaaaatagatGCAGCCGTGCACATTGGAGACACCGGGAAAACTCTGCTCTTTACTGATGAGGACTACTGGAG CTATGATGAAGCAGCAGGCACCATGGACAGCGGCTACCCACGATCCATTGAGGAAGATTTTCCTGGGATGGATGACGAGGTCGACGCAGCTGCTTATCACTATG GATTCTTGTATTTCTTCCATGAACACATGCAGTACGAGTACAGTTACACCTCAAGGAAGGTCATTCGCATCATGAGGACCAACTCCATTCTCAACTGCTGA
- the tsku gene encoding tsukushi isoform X3: MALILWLGLLLLTSVQSSAVKNCHHGCHCEVESFGLFDSFSLTRVDCRGLGPATTMPIPIPLDTAHLDLSSNAMGPLSDTMLAGPGYTTLVSLDLSSNLITKVTPNALSKLRYLESLDLSHNNLESLSPSCFSSLPLAEVDLSHNSFQEFDMDVFATKINGQPVSVDLSHNKLVSVSTTLHGRVIHIQSLNLSTNRLLSIPRLAGLPLRYLNLDGNPITQIKEGAFAQLKDLGYLSISGLHELQEIEPYGFKGLQNLQVLDLSNNPMLKTLSPVVFSGLDSLQELNLSGSGVVSLPNNMLTHLPSIKSITLGQSIHCWRTQKQGQFHRQLGQVQHNEVLNCNVQGIML, from the exons ATGGCACTCATTCTGTGGCTTGGCCTGTTGCTGCTGACCTCAGTCCAGTCCAGTGCTGTCAAGAACTGCCACCATGGTTGTCACTGTGAGGTGGAAAGCTTTGGCCTGTTTGACAGCTTCAGCCTGACCAGGGTGGACTGCCGAGGGTTGGGACCCGCCACCACCATGCCCATCCCCATCCCACTGGACACTGCCCATCTAGACCTGTCCTCCAACGCCATGGGCCCGCTCAGTGACACCATGTTAGCTGGTCCAGGCTACACCACCCTCGTAAGCTTGGACCTCAGCAGCAACCTTATAACAAAG GTAACACCCAATGCTTTGTCTAAGCTGCGTTACCTGGAGTCTCTGGATCTGAGCCACAACAACCTGGAGAGCCTCTCCCCGAGCTGCTTCTCCAGCCTCCCTCTGGCTGAAGTTGACCTCAGCCACAACAGCTTCCAAGAGTTCGACATGGATGTGTTCGCCACTAAAATTAATGGTCAACCTGTCAGCGTGGATCTGTCTCATAACAAGCTTGTGTCAGTCTCCACGACTTTGCACGGCAGAGTGATACACATTCAAAGCTTAAATCTGTCAACAAACCGGCTGTTGAGCATACCGAGGCTGGCAGGACTTCCTCTGAGGTACCTCAATCTGGATGGTAACCCCATCACACAGATCAAGGAGGGAGCTTTTGCTCAGCTGAAAGATCTGGGTTATTTATCCATCAGTGGCCTCCATGAGCTTCAGGAGATTGAGCCGTACGGCTTTAAGGGCCTCCAGAACCTGCAAGTTCTGGATCTCTCAAACAACCCCATGCTCAAGACTCTGAGCCCTGTGGTTTTCAGCGGCCTAGACTCCCTGCAAGAGTTGAATTTGTCTGGCTCTGGTGTAGTGTCCTTGCCAAATAACATGCTGACCCACCTGCCCAGTATTAAGAGTATTACACTGGGACAAAGCATCCACTGCTGGAGGACCCAGAAGCAGGGTCAGTTTCACCGGCAGCTGGGTCAGGTCCAACACAATGAGGTGCTGAACTGTAATGTGCAGGGCATCATGCTGTGA
- the tsku gene encoding tsukushi isoform X2, with the protein MKGTKSIMALILWLGLLLLTSVQSSAVKNCHHGCHCEVESFGLFDSFSLTRVDCRGLGPATTMPIPIPLDTAHLDLSSNAMGPLSDTMLAGPGYTTLVSLDLSSNLITKVTPNALSKLRYLESLDLSHNNLESLSPSCFSSLPLAEVDLSHNSFQEFDMDVFATKINGQPVSVDLSHNKLVSVSTTLHGRVIHIQSLNLSTNRLLSIPRLAGLPLRYLNLDGNPITQIKEGAFAQLKDLGYLSISGLHELQEIEPYGFKGLQNLQVLDLSNNPMLKTLSPVVFSGLDSLQELNLSGSGVVSLPNNMLTHLPSIKSITLGQSIHCWRTQKQGQFHRQLGQVQHNEVLNCNVQGIML; encoded by the exons ATGAAAGGCACCAAA AGCATAATGGCACTCATTCTGTGGCTTGGCCTGTTGCTGCTGACCTCAGTCCAGTCCAGTGCTGTCAAGAACTGCCACCATGGTTGTCACTGTGAGGTGGAAAGCTTTGGCCTGTTTGACAGCTTCAGCCTGACCAGGGTGGACTGCCGAGGGTTGGGACCCGCCACCACCATGCCCATCCCCATCCCACTGGACACTGCCCATCTAGACCTGTCCTCCAACGCCATGGGCCCGCTCAGTGACACCATGTTAGCTGGTCCAGGCTACACCACCCTCGTAAGCTTGGACCTCAGCAGCAACCTTATAACAAAG GTAACACCCAATGCTTTGTCTAAGCTGCGTTACCTGGAGTCTCTGGATCTGAGCCACAACAACCTGGAGAGCCTCTCCCCGAGCTGCTTCTCCAGCCTCCCTCTGGCTGAAGTTGACCTCAGCCACAACAGCTTCCAAGAGTTCGACATGGATGTGTTCGCCACTAAAATTAATGGTCAACCTGTCAGCGTGGATCTGTCTCATAACAAGCTTGTGTCAGTCTCCACGACTTTGCACGGCAGAGTGATACACATTCAAAGCTTAAATCTGTCAACAAACCGGCTGTTGAGCATACCGAGGCTGGCAGGACTTCCTCTGAGGTACCTCAATCTGGATGGTAACCCCATCACACAGATCAAGGAGGGAGCTTTTGCTCAGCTGAAAGATCTGGGTTATTTATCCATCAGTGGCCTCCATGAGCTTCAGGAGATTGAGCCGTACGGCTTTAAGGGCCTCCAGAACCTGCAAGTTCTGGATCTCTCAAACAACCCCATGCTCAAGACTCTGAGCCCTGTGGTTTTCAGCGGCCTAGACTCCCTGCAAGAGTTGAATTTGTCTGGCTCTGGTGTAGTGTCCTTGCCAAATAACATGCTGACCCACCTGCCCAGTATTAAGAGTATTACACTGGGACAAAGCATCCACTGCTGGAGGACCCAGAAGCAGGGTCAGTTTCACCGGCAGCTGGGTCAGGTCCAACACAATGAGGTGCTGAACTGTAATGTGCAGGGCATCATGCTGTGA
- the tsku gene encoding tsukushi isoform X1 → MLLKLNWVSSIQLSFTHIGRQQQQLREHMKKKSIMALILWLGLLLLTSVQSSAVKNCHHGCHCEVESFGLFDSFSLTRVDCRGLGPATTMPIPIPLDTAHLDLSSNAMGPLSDTMLAGPGYTTLVSLDLSSNLITKVTPNALSKLRYLESLDLSHNNLESLSPSCFSSLPLAEVDLSHNSFQEFDMDVFATKINGQPVSVDLSHNKLVSVSTTLHGRVIHIQSLNLSTNRLLSIPRLAGLPLRYLNLDGNPITQIKEGAFAQLKDLGYLSISGLHELQEIEPYGFKGLQNLQVLDLSNNPMLKTLSPVVFSGLDSLQELNLSGSGVVSLPNNMLTHLPSIKSITLGQSIHCWRTQKQGQFHRQLGQVQHNEVLNCNVQGIML, encoded by the exons ATGTTGCTTAAGTTGAACTGGGTGAGCTCTATTCAGCTTTCATTTACACATATAGGCAGACAACAGCAACAGCTACGggaacacatgaaaaaaaag AGCATAATGGCACTCATTCTGTGGCTTGGCCTGTTGCTGCTGACCTCAGTCCAGTCCAGTGCTGTCAAGAACTGCCACCATGGTTGTCACTGTGAGGTGGAAAGCTTTGGCCTGTTTGACAGCTTCAGCCTGACCAGGGTGGACTGCCGAGGGTTGGGACCCGCCACCACCATGCCCATCCCCATCCCACTGGACACTGCCCATCTAGACCTGTCCTCCAACGCCATGGGCCCGCTCAGTGACACCATGTTAGCTGGTCCAGGCTACACCACCCTCGTAAGCTTGGACCTCAGCAGCAACCTTATAACAAAG GTAACACCCAATGCTTTGTCTAAGCTGCGTTACCTGGAGTCTCTGGATCTGAGCCACAACAACCTGGAGAGCCTCTCCCCGAGCTGCTTCTCCAGCCTCCCTCTGGCTGAAGTTGACCTCAGCCACAACAGCTTCCAAGAGTTCGACATGGATGTGTTCGCCACTAAAATTAATGGTCAACCTGTCAGCGTGGATCTGTCTCATAACAAGCTTGTGTCAGTCTCCACGACTTTGCACGGCAGAGTGATACACATTCAAAGCTTAAATCTGTCAACAAACCGGCTGTTGAGCATACCGAGGCTGGCAGGACTTCCTCTGAGGTACCTCAATCTGGATGGTAACCCCATCACACAGATCAAGGAGGGAGCTTTTGCTCAGCTGAAAGATCTGGGTTATTTATCCATCAGTGGCCTCCATGAGCTTCAGGAGATTGAGCCGTACGGCTTTAAGGGCCTCCAGAACCTGCAAGTTCTGGATCTCTCAAACAACCCCATGCTCAAGACTCTGAGCCCTGTGGTTTTCAGCGGCCTAGACTCCCTGCAAGAGTTGAATTTGTCTGGCTCTGGTGTAGTGTCCTTGCCAAATAACATGCTGACCCACCTGCCCAGTATTAAGAGTATTACACTGGGACAAAGCATCCACTGCTGGAGGACCCAGAAGCAGGGTCAGTTTCACCGGCAGCTGGGTCAGGTCCAACACAATGAGGTGCTGAACTGTAATGTGCAGGGCATCATGCTGTGA